From the genome of Onthophagus taurus isolate NC chromosome 5, IU_Otau_3.0, whole genome shotgun sequence, one region includes:
- the LOC111416148 gene encoding small ribosomal subunit protein uS5 — LKIMPVQKQTRAGQRTRFKAFVAIGDGKDHNGLGVKCSKEVATAIRGAIILAKLSVIPVKLGYWGNKIGKPHTIPCKVTGKCGSVTVRLIPAPRGTGIVSAPVPKKLLQMAGIEDCYTSARGSTGTLGNFAKATFAAIAT, encoded by the coding sequence tTGAAAATTATGCCCGTTCAGAAACAAACCCGCGCTGGTCAACGGACACGATTCAAGGCATTCGTAGCTATTGGTGACGGAAAAGATCACAATGGGTTGGGGGTGAAATGTAGCAAAGAAGTTGCTACAGCTATCCGTGGGGCGATTATCCTGGCGAAACTTTCGGTTATCCCTGTAAAGTTAGGTTACTGGGGAAACAAGATTGGTAAGCCCCACACGATTCCTTGTAAAGTAACAGGAAAGTGCGGTTCAGTTACGGTGAGGTTGATTCCTGCACCACGTGGTACTGGAATAGTTTCGGCCCCCGTTCCCAAGAAATTACTGCAAATGGCAGGAATTGAAGATTGTTACACCTCAGCTAGAGGAAGCACGGGGACATTGGGTAACTTTGCTAAAGCTACATTTGCGGCAATCGCGACCTga